The following proteins are co-located in the Fusarium verticillioides 7600 chromosome 7, whole genome shotgun sequence genome:
- a CDS encoding endopolygalacturonase 1 produces the protein MFSSTVLLSGLVASVLAAPALEPRASCTFTDAATAIKNKAGCSTIILNNIAVPAKTTLDLTKLNDGTHVIFQGKTTFGYAEWEGPLISFTGNNLLIEGASGHSIDCEGKRWWDGKGSNGGKTKPKFFSAHSLKNSNIKNLNVLNTPVQAFSINSVTNLGVYGVHMDNSLGDSLGGHNTDAFDVGSSTGVYISGAVVKNQDDCLAINSGTNITFTGGNCSGGHGLSIGSVGGRSDNTVKTVRILNSAISNSDNGVRIKTVSGATGSVSDVKYDTITLSNIAKYGIVIEQDYENGSPTGTPTAGVPITDVTINKVTGTVKSSGTDVYILCANCKNWTWTNNKVTGGKTSTKCKGIPSGASC, from the coding sequence ATGTTCTCTTCAACTGTCCTTCTCAGCGGCCTGGTCGCCTCTGTCCTCGCAGCCCCAGCTCTTGAGCCTCGTGCCAGCTGCACTTTCACCGATGCCGCTACTGCCATTAAGAACAAGGCTGGCTGCTCTActatcatcctcaacaacattgcCGTTCCTGCCAAGACCACTCTCGACttgaccaagctcaatgaTGGCACTCACGTCATCTTCCAGGGCAAGACAACTTTCGGCTATGCCGAATGGGAGGGCcctctcatctccttcaccgGCAACAACCTTCTGATCGAGGGCGCTTCTGGACACTCCATCGACTGCGAGGGTAAGAGATGGTGGGACGGTAAGGGCAGCAACGGCGGCAAGACAAAgcccaagttcttcagcgCCCACTCCCTCAAGaactccaacatcaagaacttgaacGTTCTCAACACTCCTGTCCAGGCtttcagcatcaacagcgtTACCAACCTGGGCGTTTATGGCGTTCACATGGACAACTCTCTCGGCGATTCTCTTGGTGGACACAACACCGATGCCTTCGACGTTGGCTCCTCTACCGGCGTGTACATCTCCGGAGCTGTCGTCAAGAACCAGGACGATTGCCTCGCCATCAACTCCGgcaccaacatcaccttCACTGGCGGTAACTGCAGTGGTGGCCACGGCCTCTCCATCGGATCCGTCGGTGGACGCTCTGACAACACCGTCAAGACCGTCCGCATCCTCAActctgccatctccaactccgaCAACGGCGTCCGCATCAAGACCGTTTCTGGCGCTACCGGTTCCGTTTCTGACGTCAAGTACGACACCATCACTCTCTCCAACATCGCCAAGTACGGTATCGTCATTGAGCAGGATTACGAGAACGGTTCTCCCACTGGAACCCCTACTGCTGGTGTCCCCATCACCGatgtcaccatcaacaaggtcacCGGAACTGTCAAGTCTAGCGGAACTGATGTCTACATCCTTTGCGCCAACTGCAAGAACTGGACCTGgaccaacaacaaggtcaCTGGTGGAAAGACCTCTACCAAGTGCAAGGGTATTCCCTCTGGTGCCTCTTGCTAA